From a single Eleginops maclovinus isolate JMC-PN-2008 ecotype Puerto Natales chromosome 2, JC_Emac_rtc_rv5, whole genome shotgun sequence genomic region:
- the LOC134860091 gene encoding fibroblast growth factor 23-like, producing MPSPLIMHPAFFSLILIAVRMSVPVDCTPKPRGPEQLIQYQQSNFHREAEADTDGRFYLGRSGSMRKNIHKHFLVIFPVQTDTSNFVSIFDLRRKRFLCMDSKGELYNSRQKDREDCLFQRIWLDLSNHLDVFYSTSGGRLFKPQADELRGAHQEPPGPSSGFVERLLGPLRHRRSEVVNPSDPLRSQPSHSATDHQDADIGQPEQDQSGAVSKETINSCDDPLRVLQPNGPVSPVKTNIADLAEKE from the exons ATGCCATCCCCATTGATCATGCACCCGGCTTTCTTCTCACTCATCCTGATAGCCGTACGTATGTCTGTACCGGTGGACTGCACACCGAAGCCCCGGGGCCCCGAGCAGCTTATACAGTATCAGCAGAGCAACTTTCACAGAGAAGCAGAGGCGGATACAGACGGACGCTTCTACTTGGGGAGGAGTGGATCAATGAGGAAAAATATTCACAAACACTTTCTGG tTATTTTCCCAGTGCAGACAGATACAAGCAACTTTGTGTCAATATTTGATTTGAGAAGAAAGCGGTTCCTGTGTATGGACTCAAAGGGAGAGCTGTACAACTCT AGGCAAAAGGACAGAGAAGATTGTCTCTTCCAGCGCATTTGGTTAGATCTGTCGAACCATCTTGACGTGTTTTACTCCACAAGTGGGGGCCGGCTGTTCAAACCGCAGGCAGATGAGCTGAGAGGCGCTCACCAGGAGCCCCCTGGACCCTCCTCTGGCTTCGTGGAGCGGCTCCTGGGTCCCCTGAGACACAGGAGGAGCGAGGTGGTGAACCCCTCTGACCCGTTAAGATCTCAGCCCTCACACTCGGCCACGGATCACCAGGATGCGGATATCGGGCAGCCGGAACAGGACCAGTCCGGCGCTGTCTCCAAGGAGACCATCAATTCCTGTGACGACCCCCTGCGGGTCCTCCAGCCCAACGGGCCCGTCAGTCCTGTCAAGACTAATATTGCAGACCTAGCAGAAAAAGAATAA